The genomic region CTTATAAAATCCTATGGAATCAAAGCTGGCGTGGTGCTAAACCCGCATACAAATATAGAATCTTTGCGCTATTTACTTCCAAGCTTAGATTTGGTGCTTTTAATGAGCGTTAATCCGGGCTTTGGCGGGCAGAGCTTTCTCCCTTATGTGGCGGAGAAATTACGCGATTTACGCACTTTGCGCGATAAGATTGCCCCAAATTGCTTGCTTGAGGTTGATGGTGGTGTAAGTGATAAAAATATTGCACTTTTAAAAGAATGTGGCGCGGATATGGTCGTGGCTGGAAGCTATGTGTTTTCAAGCGATGACTATAAGAACGCGGTTTTAAGGCTTAAAGTCTAGCTAAAGGCTTGCGTGTTACAATATGCGTTCATTTTTTTATTAAATAAAGAGGGAGAATAAATGATTGAAAGCATTTTTGCAACGCTCAAATCCTGCGCGCTTGAAATTGATACACTGCTAAAAAATCCAAGCACAGATTATCTTTCCTCGCAAAATTCAAGCGGTGATACGCAGCTAAAGGTCGATGTAGAGGCTGATAAGCTCATCGAAAAAGCACTTTTATCGCTTGTATGTGTCAAAGGCGTATGCAGTGAGGAAAAAAATCAAGCAGTTTTAAAAGAGAAAGATTCTGCAAACTCTGCAAATTATATCATCGCCTACGATCCGCTTGATGGCTCTTCACTCATTGATAGTAATCTAAGTGTAGGGAGCATTTTTGGAATCTATGAAGATTCTCTAATCGCTCAAAATCTCGTGGCGGCAGCATATGTGCTTTATGGTCCGAGATTAGAGATTATTTTAGCGCAAAAGGAAGTTGAGCATTTTCGCTATTGTGGCAACGCGTGGGAAAAAATTGGGAATCTACACTTAGGCAAAAAAGGCAAAATCAACGCACCCGGTGGCACGCAGGCAAATTGGGAATCTAAACATAAGCAAATGGTGGATTCTCTTTTTTCGCAAGGCTATCGTTTGCGCTATTCAGGCGGTATGGTGCCGGATTTGCACCAGATTCTTATTAAAGGTGGGGGGCTTTTTAGCTATCCAGCGACAAGCGACGCAAAAGAGGGTAAATTAAGAAAACTTTTTGAGGTTTTTCCTTTTGCATTTATCTATGAGCGCGCGGGTGGAATAGCGAGTGATGGAAAAGTCCGCCTCTTAGAGCTAGAATGCGCACATATCCACGATACGACACCTTGCTTTTTTGGCAGTAGCGAAGAAATGGCACTAGTGGCAAAAACCTACCGAAACTAGAATAGATTTTACAAGGAGATTCTAATGCAAACACAAGAACCTCAGCAAATGCGACTTGATAACTTTAGCCAGCATTTAGATGATGAAATAAAAATCCTGCAATCCTGTCAGCAAGAAAAGAATCTGCATTCTTGTATGCCTTGTGATTCTTTTTTTTCTTGCCAAAAACGCAAGAACTATGTCAAAGCAGTGTATGATAATCTCAATAAAGGACAAGATGGTGCGTTTGATTTTAACTAGATTTTAAGCGCACAAAATTTTCATCAAGGAATAGTATGCAAAAAACCTACATTACCTCGCCAATTTATTATGTCAATGATGTGCCACATATCGGACACGCTTATACAACAATCCTTTGTGATATGCTGAAAAAATACCGCACACTTTTGGGTGAAGAAGTCTTTTTACTCACAGGCACTGATGAGCACGGACAAAAAATTGAGCTCTCCGCTAAAAAACACAACCAAACCCCGCAAGATTTTGCAGATTCTATAAGCGCAAAATTCCACGCGATTTGGGAAGAGTTTGACATTGACTTTGATTACTTTGTCCGCACGACAGATGCAAGCAACTGCACCGCTGCACAAACTGCCTTTAGCAAAATGTATCAAAAAGGTGATATTTACAAAGGCGAGTATGAGGGTTTTTACTGCGTGTCGTGTGAAACGCATTTTGGGAAATCACAAGTTGTAGATAATAAATGCCCAGATTGTGGCAAGGAAGTAAGCACTATTAAAGAAGAGAGCTACTTTTTTGCGCTTTCACGCTATGAGAAGGCGCTTTTGGAGTGGTATGAGCGCGAGCCAAATGTGATACAGCCCGCACATAAGAGAAATGAGGTCATCAAGTTTGTAAAATCTGGCTTGCTTGACCTCTCCATCACGCGCACGAGCTTTGAATGGGGTGTGAGCGTGCCAAAAGAGCTTAATGACCCTAAGCATATTTTGTATGTGTGGCTTGATGCGCTGATAAGTTATATTAGCGCGCTTGGGTGGGGAAATGAGACAATCGATCCTGCAAGGGCGCAAAAAGGCGCACACACAAAGCTTGGCAAAAAGATAGCCTCCCAGCCTTTTGTGAGCGAATTTTGGGAAAATGCTACGCATATTGTCGGAAAAGATATTTTACGCTTTCACGCAGTGTATTGGCCTGCGTTTTTGCTAAGTCTTGGATTGCCTTTGCCAAAGCATATTTACGCGCATGGCTGGTGGTTATGTGAGGGGCAAAAAATGAGTAAAAGTATCGGCAATGTCATCAATCCAAAAGAAGTTGCGCAAACCTACGGCTTAGAGGTGTTGCGTTATTTTTTGGTGCGTGAAGTGCCTTTTGGACAAGATGGCGATTTCAGTCAAAAAGCGCTTGTTGAGCGGGTAAATTCT from Helicobacter himalayensis harbors:
- the rpe gene encoding ribulose-phosphate 3-epimerase, encoding MLVAPSLLSADFLNLAQEVEKICATECDYLHIDVMDGHFVPNLTIGPLVVEKIAKIATKPLDIHLMTKNTEFFVSLFAPLKPAFLSVHIEEVVHLDRLVNLIKSYGIKAGVVLNPHTNIESLRYLLPSLDLVLLMSVNPGFGGQSFLPYVAEKLRDLRTLRDKIAPNCLLEVDGGVSDKNIALLKECGADMVVAGSYVFSSDDYKNAVLRLKV
- a CDS encoding class 1 fructose-bisphosphatase; its protein translation is MESIFATLKSCALEIDTLLKNPSTDYLSSQNSSGDTQLKVDVEADKLIEKALLSLVCVKGVCSEEKNQAVLKEKDSANSANYIIAYDPLDGSSLIDSNLSVGSIFGIYEDSLIAQNLVAAAYVLYGPRLEIILAQKEVEHFRYCGNAWEKIGNLHLGKKGKINAPGGTQANWESKHKQMVDSLFSQGYRLRYSGGMVPDLHQILIKGGGLFSYPATSDAKEGKLRKLFEVFPFAFIYERAGGIASDGKVRLLELECAHIHDTTPCFFGSSEEMALVAKTYRN